A single window of Danio rerio strain Tuebingen ecotype United States chromosome 15, GRCz12tu, whole genome shotgun sequence DNA harbors:
- the pik3cb gene encoding phosphatidylinositol 4,5-bisphosphate 3-kinase catalytic subunit beta isoform isoform X1, whose amino-acid sequence MPPAKTDQLDLWAESGLDGDDQVMVDFLLPTGIYIQMEVPRESTIQHIKLLLWKEAQTYPLFSLLGEMEGHMFECVNQAAVHEELEDETRRLCDVRPFLPVLKLITRNCGRAERLLDSKIGVLIGKGLHELDALQDQEVKDFRSKMKRISEEKMQQMQMMSWGQWLRSSYSPQLDTSSLDNLIERHEGIIKITMHYDQSQDTASLKVSLNCTVSEVMDHALKKWQTTHGPEEDIGARSNYVLRVSDRLEFLFEDYPLIQYKYIRACLSTGENPHLTVVHFDIVKSMFEKEIATVGSVLARKTSNPPLPLPPKKRQTTVRTSSMSASQLPQQLHTCVWKVHSLFRINLVKANKVNAEDAAKIQVRAGLFHGTELLCKTAVSNESSSRSEHVWNKTLEFDIPVCDLPRMARLCFAIYAVMDKVKKQRSTKNTHLNKYQTIRKAGKVHYPIAWVNTMVFDYRGQLKTGDIILHCWSSFPDELEEMLNPIGTIQTNPYTENATELHISFPEYSTQPVVFPAFDKILEKAAEIAGASDSMSMGRGGKKFYIELKEIMERDPLSQLCENEKDLIWTLRYDCRENFPQSLPKLLLSVKWSKHEDMAQLQALLQIWPKLSPRDALELLDFNYPDQYVREFAVSCLKDMSDDELLQYLLQLVQVLRYEPYYDCSLSRFLLERAQTSRKIGHFLFWHLRSEMYMPAVSVHFALILEAYCRGCIPHIEVLKKQVEALNKLKAVNELIKLGTIKTKTKQAHLKEAMMSCLRQTGFIETLSDLHSPLNPNILLAGVSVEKCKYMDSKMKPLWIVYNNKLLGGETVGIIFKNGDDLRQDMLTLQILKLMDLLWKEANLDLRIVPYGCLATGDHSGLIEVVSSADTIANIQKTSSNMAAAAAFNKDALLNWLKDKNSGDALDKAIEEFTLSCAGYCVATYVLGIGDRHSDNIMVRSTGQLFHIDFGHILGNFKSKFGIKRERVPFILTHDFIHVIQEGKTGNTEKFGNFRQYCEEAYMILRKNGNLFITLFALMLTAGLPELTSVKDIQYLKDSLALGKTDEEALKQFRQKFDEALRESWTTKVNWMAHIVAHPS is encoded by the exons ATGCCTCCCGCAAAGACAGATCAGCTGGACTTGTGGGCGGAGTCGGGGTTAGATGGAGACGACCAGGTTATGGTGGACTTCCTGTTGCCCACTGGAATCTACATCCAGATGGAAGTCCCTCGCGAGAGTACCATCCAACACATCAAACTG CTATTATGGAAGGAGGCGCAGACATATCCTCTCTTCTCATTGCTGGGGGAGATGGAGGGTCACATGTTCGAATGCGTGAACCAGGCAGCAGTGCACGAGGAGCTGGAGGATGAGACCAGGCGACTATGTGATGTGCGACCATTCCTGCCTGTTCTCAAACTGATCACACGTAATTGTGGACGTGCAGAGCGCCTCCTAGATTCCAAGATTGGAGTTCTCATTGGAAAAG GTCTTCATGAGTTGGATGCCCTGCAAGACCAGGAAGTAAAAGACTTTCGTTCCAAAATGAAAAGAATCAGCGAAGAGAAAATGCAGCAAATGCAAATGATGTCATGGGGGCAGTGGCTTCGCAGCTCTTATTCCCCACAGCTGGACACAAGCTCATTGGATAATTTGATTGAGAGGCATGAGGGCATAATTAAAATCACCATGCACTACGACCAGTCACAG gACACAGCCAGCCTGAAAGTATCGTTGAATTGTACAGTATCTGAAGTAATGGATCATGCTCTCAAGAAATGGCAGACTACTCATGGGCCAGAGGAAGACATTGGTGCCCGTAGCAATTATGTGCTGCGTGTCAGTGATAGACTTGAGTTCCTGTTTGAAGATTATCCTCTTATACAGTACAAA tacATTAGGGCTTGTTTGTCGACCGGTGAAAACCCTCATCTAACAGTGGTTCACTTTGACATAGTGAAGAGCATGTTTGAGAAGGAAATCGCTACTGTTGGCTCAGTGCTTGCAAGGAAGACCTCAAACCCTCCGCTACCACTGCCCCCAAAGAAGAGACAAACAACTGTAAGGACATCGAGTATGTCTGCGTCTCAG TTACCACAACAACTTCATACATGTGTTTGGAAGGTTCATTCTCTGTTTAGAATTAATCTTGTGAAAGCTAACAAGGTGAACGCTGAAGATGCTGCTAAG ATCCAGGTTCGAGCAGGACTTTTTCATGGTACAGAGTTGTTGTGCAAGACAGCTGTCAGCAATGAGAGCAGCAGTCGATCTGAACATGTGTGGAACAAAACACTGGAGTTTGACATTCCTGTTTGTGATCTGCCACGGATGGCCCGCCTCTGCTTTGCAATTTATGCTGTTATGGATAAAGTGAAAAAACAGAGATCCACAAAgaacacacacctgaacaaatACCAGACTATCCGCAAGGCAGGGAAAGTA CACTACCCAATTGCATGGGTGAATACTATGGTATTTGACTACAGAGGGCAGCTGAAAACTGGTGACATTATCCTCCACTGTTGGTCATCATTTCCtg ATGAGCTGGAAGAGATGTTGAACCCTATCGGCACCATTCAGACCAATCCATACACAGAGAATGCCACAGAGCTACATATAAGCTTTCCAGAATACTCAACGCAACCAGTTGTTTTTCCTGCTTTTGACAAG ATCCTGGAAAAAGCTGCAGAAATAGCTGGAGCCAGTGATTCCATGTCAATG GGTCGTGGGGGTAAAAAGTTTTACATAGAGCTGAAGGAGATCATGGAGAGGGATCCTCTTTCTCAGCTGTGTGAGAATGAGAAGGATCTGATCTGGACACTTCGCTATGACTGCAGAGAAAATTTTCCTCAGTCTCTCCCTAAACTTCTACTCTCTGTCAAATGGAGCAAACATGAAGACATGGCTCAG CTACAAGCTTTGCTGCAGATTTGGCCTAAGCTGAGTCCTCGTGATGCTTTGGAACTTCTGGACTTCAACTATCCAGACCAGTATGTCAGAGAATTTGCAGTCAGCTGCCTCAAAGATATGAG tgatgaTGAGCTGTTGCAGTATCTGCTGCAGCTTGTGCAGGTGTTGCGCTATGAGCCATACTATGACTGCAGCCTCAGCCGTTTCCTCCTAGAACGTGCTCAGACCAGCCGTAAAATTGGTCATTTCCTCTTCTGGCATCTCAG GTCTGAAATGTACATGCCAGCTGTATCGGTTCATTTTGCTCTGATCTTGGAAGCCTACTGCAGAGGCTGCATCCCACACATTGAAGTTCTCAAAAAACAG gTTGAAGCTCTCAATAAGCTGAAAGCAGTAAATGAGTTGATAAAACTGGGCACTATAAAAACGAAGACAAAGCAAGCTCATCTGAAAGAGGCCATGATGTCATGCCTAAGACAGACAGGATTCATCGAGACACTCTCCGATTTGCATTCTCCCCTCAACCCAAACATATTGCTTGCTGGAGTCAG TGTGGAGAAGTGCAAGTACATGGACTCTAAGATGAAACCTCTGTGGATCGTTTACAATAACAAGTTGCTGGGAGGAGAGACAGTGGGCATCATCTTTAAAAATGGAGATG ATCTGAGGCAAGATATGTTGACTCTACAGATTTTAAAGTTGATGGATCTGCTGTGGAAAGAGGCCAACCTGGACCTCAG AATTGTGCCTTATGGTTGCTTGGCGACAGGAGATCATTCTGGACTCATCGAGGTAGTATCTTCAGCTGACACCATTGCGAACATCCAAAAAACAAGCAGCAACATGGCTGCTGCTGCCGCCTTCAATAAAGACGCTCTGCTAAACTGGCTTAAAGATAAAAACTCTGG GGATGCTTTGGACAAAGCCATTGAGGAGTTCACTCTATCATGTGCTGGTTATTGTGTTGCCACCTATGTCTTGGGCATTGGTGATCGCCACAGTGACAACATAATGGTCCGCAGTACAGGGCAG CTTTTCCACATAGATTTTGGGCACATACTGGGAAACTTTAAGTCTAAGTTTGGGATTAAGCGGGAACGTGTTCCTTTCATCCTCACACATGACTTCATCCACGTGATTCAAGAGGGAAAAACAGGCAACACAGAGAAATTTGGAAA TTTTAGGCAATATTGTGAGGAGGCATATATGATTCTGAGAAAGAATGGAAATCTGTTCATCACACTCTTTGCTCTCATGCTCACCGCAGGCCTACCAGAGCTCACGTCTGTCAAAGATATACAGTATTTAAAG gACTCTCTGGCATTAGGCAAAACTGATGAGGAGGCCCTCAAACAGTTCCGGCAGAAGTTTGATGAAGCTCTGCGAGAGAGTTGGACCACCAAAGTCAACTGGATGGCCCACATTGTGGCTCACCCTTCATAA
- the pik3cb gene encoding phosphatidylinositol 4,5-bisphosphate 3-kinase catalytic subunit beta isoform isoform X2, giving the protein MVDFLLPTGIYIQMEVPRESTIQHIKLLLWKEAQTYPLFSLLGEMEGHMFECVNQAAVHEELEDETRRLCDVRPFLPVLKLITRNCGRAERLLDSKIGVLIGKGLHELDALQDQEVKDFRSKMKRISEEKMQQMQMMSWGQWLRSSYSPQLDTSSLDNLIERHEGIIKITMHYDQSQDTASLKVSLNCTVSEVMDHALKKWQTTHGPEEDIGARSNYVLRVSDRLEFLFEDYPLIQYKYIRACLSTGENPHLTVVHFDIVKSMFEKEIATVGSVLARKTSNPPLPLPPKKRQTTVRTSSMSASQLPQQLHTCVWKVHSLFRINLVKANKVNAEDAAKIQVRAGLFHGTELLCKTAVSNESSSRSEHVWNKTLEFDIPVCDLPRMARLCFAIYAVMDKVKKQRSTKNTHLNKYQTIRKAGKVHYPIAWVNTMVFDYRGQLKTGDIILHCWSSFPDELEEMLNPIGTIQTNPYTENATELHISFPEYSTQPVVFPAFDKILEKAAEIAGASDSMSMGRGGKKFYIELKEIMERDPLSQLCENEKDLIWTLRYDCRENFPQSLPKLLLSVKWSKHEDMAQLQALLQIWPKLSPRDALELLDFNYPDQYVREFAVSCLKDMSDDELLQYLLQLVQVLRYEPYYDCSLSRFLLERAQTSRKIGHFLFWHLRSEMYMPAVSVHFALILEAYCRGCIPHIEVLKKQVEALNKLKAVNELIKLGTIKTKTKQAHLKEAMMSCLRQTGFIETLSDLHSPLNPNILLAGVSVEKCKYMDSKMKPLWIVYNNKLLGGETVGIIFKNGDDLRQDMLTLQILKLMDLLWKEANLDLRIVPYGCLATGDHSGLIEVVSSADTIANIQKTSSNMAAAAAFNKDALLNWLKDKNSGDALDKAIEEFTLSCAGYCVATYVLGIGDRHSDNIMVRSTGQLFHIDFGHILGNFKSKFGIKRERVPFILTHDFIHVIQEGKTGNTEKFGNFRQYCEEAYMILRKNGNLFITLFALMLTAGLPELTSVKDIQYLKDSLALGKTDEEALKQFRQKFDEALRESWTTKVNWMAHIVAHPS; this is encoded by the exons ATGGTGGACTTCCTGTTGCCCACTGGAATCTACATCCAGATGGAAGTCCCTCGCGAGAGTACCATCCAACACATCAAACTG CTATTATGGAAGGAGGCGCAGACATATCCTCTCTTCTCATTGCTGGGGGAGATGGAGGGTCACATGTTCGAATGCGTGAACCAGGCAGCAGTGCACGAGGAGCTGGAGGATGAGACCAGGCGACTATGTGATGTGCGACCATTCCTGCCTGTTCTCAAACTGATCACACGTAATTGTGGACGTGCAGAGCGCCTCCTAGATTCCAAGATTGGAGTTCTCATTGGAAAAG GTCTTCATGAGTTGGATGCCCTGCAAGACCAGGAAGTAAAAGACTTTCGTTCCAAAATGAAAAGAATCAGCGAAGAGAAAATGCAGCAAATGCAAATGATGTCATGGGGGCAGTGGCTTCGCAGCTCTTATTCCCCACAGCTGGACACAAGCTCATTGGATAATTTGATTGAGAGGCATGAGGGCATAATTAAAATCACCATGCACTACGACCAGTCACAG gACACAGCCAGCCTGAAAGTATCGTTGAATTGTACAGTATCTGAAGTAATGGATCATGCTCTCAAGAAATGGCAGACTACTCATGGGCCAGAGGAAGACATTGGTGCCCGTAGCAATTATGTGCTGCGTGTCAGTGATAGACTTGAGTTCCTGTTTGAAGATTATCCTCTTATACAGTACAAA tacATTAGGGCTTGTTTGTCGACCGGTGAAAACCCTCATCTAACAGTGGTTCACTTTGACATAGTGAAGAGCATGTTTGAGAAGGAAATCGCTACTGTTGGCTCAGTGCTTGCAAGGAAGACCTCAAACCCTCCGCTACCACTGCCCCCAAAGAAGAGACAAACAACTGTAAGGACATCGAGTATGTCTGCGTCTCAG TTACCACAACAACTTCATACATGTGTTTGGAAGGTTCATTCTCTGTTTAGAATTAATCTTGTGAAAGCTAACAAGGTGAACGCTGAAGATGCTGCTAAG ATCCAGGTTCGAGCAGGACTTTTTCATGGTACAGAGTTGTTGTGCAAGACAGCTGTCAGCAATGAGAGCAGCAGTCGATCTGAACATGTGTGGAACAAAACACTGGAGTTTGACATTCCTGTTTGTGATCTGCCACGGATGGCCCGCCTCTGCTTTGCAATTTATGCTGTTATGGATAAAGTGAAAAAACAGAGATCCACAAAgaacacacacctgaacaaatACCAGACTATCCGCAAGGCAGGGAAAGTA CACTACCCAATTGCATGGGTGAATACTATGGTATTTGACTACAGAGGGCAGCTGAAAACTGGTGACATTATCCTCCACTGTTGGTCATCATTTCCtg ATGAGCTGGAAGAGATGTTGAACCCTATCGGCACCATTCAGACCAATCCATACACAGAGAATGCCACAGAGCTACATATAAGCTTTCCAGAATACTCAACGCAACCAGTTGTTTTTCCTGCTTTTGACAAG ATCCTGGAAAAAGCTGCAGAAATAGCTGGAGCCAGTGATTCCATGTCAATG GGTCGTGGGGGTAAAAAGTTTTACATAGAGCTGAAGGAGATCATGGAGAGGGATCCTCTTTCTCAGCTGTGTGAGAATGAGAAGGATCTGATCTGGACACTTCGCTATGACTGCAGAGAAAATTTTCCTCAGTCTCTCCCTAAACTTCTACTCTCTGTCAAATGGAGCAAACATGAAGACATGGCTCAG CTACAAGCTTTGCTGCAGATTTGGCCTAAGCTGAGTCCTCGTGATGCTTTGGAACTTCTGGACTTCAACTATCCAGACCAGTATGTCAGAGAATTTGCAGTCAGCTGCCTCAAAGATATGAG tgatgaTGAGCTGTTGCAGTATCTGCTGCAGCTTGTGCAGGTGTTGCGCTATGAGCCATACTATGACTGCAGCCTCAGCCGTTTCCTCCTAGAACGTGCTCAGACCAGCCGTAAAATTGGTCATTTCCTCTTCTGGCATCTCAG GTCTGAAATGTACATGCCAGCTGTATCGGTTCATTTTGCTCTGATCTTGGAAGCCTACTGCAGAGGCTGCATCCCACACATTGAAGTTCTCAAAAAACAG gTTGAAGCTCTCAATAAGCTGAAAGCAGTAAATGAGTTGATAAAACTGGGCACTATAAAAACGAAGACAAAGCAAGCTCATCTGAAAGAGGCCATGATGTCATGCCTAAGACAGACAGGATTCATCGAGACACTCTCCGATTTGCATTCTCCCCTCAACCCAAACATATTGCTTGCTGGAGTCAG TGTGGAGAAGTGCAAGTACATGGACTCTAAGATGAAACCTCTGTGGATCGTTTACAATAACAAGTTGCTGGGAGGAGAGACAGTGGGCATCATCTTTAAAAATGGAGATG ATCTGAGGCAAGATATGTTGACTCTACAGATTTTAAAGTTGATGGATCTGCTGTGGAAAGAGGCCAACCTGGACCTCAG AATTGTGCCTTATGGTTGCTTGGCGACAGGAGATCATTCTGGACTCATCGAGGTAGTATCTTCAGCTGACACCATTGCGAACATCCAAAAAACAAGCAGCAACATGGCTGCTGCTGCCGCCTTCAATAAAGACGCTCTGCTAAACTGGCTTAAAGATAAAAACTCTGG GGATGCTTTGGACAAAGCCATTGAGGAGTTCACTCTATCATGTGCTGGTTATTGTGTTGCCACCTATGTCTTGGGCATTGGTGATCGCCACAGTGACAACATAATGGTCCGCAGTACAGGGCAG CTTTTCCACATAGATTTTGGGCACATACTGGGAAACTTTAAGTCTAAGTTTGGGATTAAGCGGGAACGTGTTCCTTTCATCCTCACACATGACTTCATCCACGTGATTCAAGAGGGAAAAACAGGCAACACAGAGAAATTTGGAAA TTTTAGGCAATATTGTGAGGAGGCATATATGATTCTGAGAAAGAATGGAAATCTGTTCATCACACTCTTTGCTCTCATGCTCACCGCAGGCCTACCAGAGCTCACGTCTGTCAAAGATATACAGTATTTAAAG gACTCTCTGGCATTAGGCAAAACTGATGAGGAGGCCCTCAAACAGTTCCGGCAGAAGTTTGATGAAGCTCTGCGAGAGAGTTGGACCACCAAAGTCAACTGGATGGCCCACATTGTGGCTCACCCTTCATAA